The following are encoded together in the Mesotoga infera genome:
- a CDS encoding AbrB/MazE/SpoVT family DNA-binding domain-containing protein, whose translation MSTKLLRPTERGQITIPKEARDKLKITPDSRFKVSVEGDKIIYQLVSPFDMIVKEFQKEAEARGYTKEELENELEKVRKKLFTEIYHESDD comes from the coding sequence GTGTCGACCAAATTGCTTAGGCCAACGGAGAGAGGACAAATAACAATACCAAAGGAAGCGAGAGATAAACTGAAGATCACTCCCGACAGCAGGTTCAAGGTCTCTGTAGAAGGAGATAAGATAATCTATCAGCTGGTGTCGCCTTTCGACATGATAGTCAAGGAGTTTCAGAAAGAGGCGGAGGCCAGAGGCTATACTAAGGAAGAATTGGAAAACGAGCTGGAAAAGGTCAGAAAGAAGCTCTTCACAGAGATTTACCATGAGAGTGATGATTGA